The DNA segment TCCAGGGAATGTCGCACGGAAGCATGTGTGCCAACCGACACCACATCCGAGATAACGGGAAGAAAGCGGGCACTGTTTTCAATTCGGGTGTTGAAACCACGCAACAGGAAAAAAGCGACACCAAGACCCACGAATCCGGCCAAAGCGCCAAAACCTTCGGCAGCACGAACCAGACCGTGATCCAGCAACAGTGAGCGCACCGCAGCACCCACCAGGATCATGACCAGCAATGGGACAATGTAGACCATGAAAGAGGCTCTGAGGAACTGACGTTCCTGGATTTCGACCACCACCCGATCACCGACCTTTGCTCCGGCCTGATTATTGGCGCGTATTCGGGTCTCTTCGTGACCACTGCTCAGGGTCAGTGTGCTGCAACTGCCTTTGCTGGCGCAAGACCCGCAGGATTTTTTTCGTTCGCTGGTGACGATGGCCACCGATCCTTCCAGACTGATCACCCGTCCCTCTTCTCGCATCATGACAATTTCCTCACAACTCTCACGCCATTCTCCTATTTTTGTAGCGTATTATTTTTAATCGTCCATACGGGGAGAGAAGCGGAGCGGATCATTCCCTGGGAAGGGTGGTGGTATTTATTTTCATCAATGGCTGCCATGACCGAGGAGATCACCCCTTCCGGATCGGGAACGAGGCATTTTTTTTGAATGGCATCGCGCGCCCGGGCCAGATCACTGAATTTATGACAGCACGCTTGGCAGTCCAACAGGTGGGATGTGACGGAATCCAGGAGAAGTTCATCCAACTCTCCATCCAGGTATGCCGATATCAACTCGTGATCGCAATGCATGCTTGCACCCTCTTGGTTTGATTCCGCCTGGCCCGATATGGATGGACACCGACCAGCGGAGAATGCCACCCTTTGGCGTTGCGGAGATCAGGATTCATGAACTTCACCAACCTGCACCTGTTTTTGCTAGTCTTTGGTTTCTTTACAATTTTCACTTTTTTCTGCATCACCAGGCAAAATATGGACGGCTCGTGTACCGGTGGCAATATACTGTTTCACGTTATCCATGATTTCCTGGCGTCCGCGAAAGATGCGGGAACGGACCGTGCCGATGGGACAGTCCATGACCTGGGCAATTTCTTCGTAGCTTTTGTCCTGGAGATCGCGCATTTCAACAGCCTGGCGCATGGCGAGCGGGAGTGCCTGGATGGCGGCATCGAGGGTTTCCAGGAGTTCCTCCCGGAGAACCTGGCACTCCGGCGTGTTGTAGTCCCGCAATTGTGGTGCCATCCTGTCGGCATCATCCAGCTCCAGGTCGCTGACGGGGACGCCCCGCTCGGCGAGCATGAGAAAATTTTTGGCCGTGTTGACAGCGATGCGGAAAAGCCATGTGTAAAATGCCGATTCACCGCGAAAAGTTGGCAGGGCACGATAGGCCTTGAGAAAAGATTCCTGGGTCAGATCCTGCACCCGGGAAGGATCGGAGACGGTTCGGGAGATGACCGATGCAATACGCCCCTGATACTTGCGTACAAGGAGTTCGAAGGCTCTGTTGTCCCCTTTTTTTACCTTCTCGACAAGAATCTGGTCCGCCTCACTCACCAGCGTCACTCACCCGTTTGCCCTCATTACAAACTTCGACATATGCCCTCATAAATAGTTCCTTATTCTAGCATGAACCCGGCCCGACGCAACACCCTCCTTGTCAGCCATGCTTTGCAGGAACTGGACCTGGGGGTTGCACCCTGCTAAAAAAGATCATGCGTTACCTCTTTTGCATTGGAAATCGGACATGGCAAACAATAAACCCGTATCCAGACGCCTGATCGAATCGGACTATCTGATCATCGGCAGCGGTGTGGCCGGATTGGATCTGGCCCTGCATCTCGCGGAGCATGGCCAGGTCATCATTCTGACCAAGGGCGAAGCCTCCGAGTCCAACAGCTTTTATGCCCAGGGGGGTATTGCTGCCGTCCTGGCCCCCAATGACAATCTCGAGTCACATGTCACGGACACGCTGGAAGCCGGAGCAGGTCTTTGTCATGTCGATGCCGTTCGGTGTGTTGTCAAGAATGGTGCCAAGGCCATTCAACATTTGATCGATCTGGGGGTCCCTTTTACCCGTTCTCCAGACGGGTATCACCTGACCCGGGAGGGGGGACATTCGGCGCGCCGCGTGATTCACTCTGCCGATGCCACCGGTCAGGCGGTGATCAAAACCCTTTTGGAGCGGGCCGCCGATCATCCCCGCATCACCATCATGCCGCACCACATTGCCATCGACCTCCTGACGGACCACAAAATGGGCCGCATGATTCCCAACCGTGCGGATCATTGTCATGGTTGCCATGCACTGGAAATTCCCACCGGAGCCATTCACACCTTTCAGGCTGATTATACAATCCTGGCCACAGGTGGTGCCGGCAAGGTCTACCTCTATACATCCAACCCCGATACAGCCACCGGGGGGGGGATTGCCATGGCTTATCGCGCCGGTTGCCGGGTGGCCAACATGGAGTTCATCCAGTTTCACCCAACCTGCCTGTATCACCCCCTGGCCAAGTCGTTCTTGATTTCCGAGGCAGTACGGGGTGAAGGGGGTATTCTGATCCGGCAAAATGGCGAACCCTTCATGGAATTGCACCACCCCAAAAAAGAACTGGCCCCCCGGGATATCGTCGCCCGCGCCATCGACTTTGAAATGAAACGAACCGGCGATGATTGTGTCTTCCTGGATATCACCCACAAGGGAGAAGACTTTTTGAGGGAGCATTTTCCCAACATCATGGAAAAGTGTGCTTCCCTGGGAATCCGGATCAGCGAGGAACCCATTCCTGTCGTTCCAGCGGCCCATTATGTATGTGGCGGGGTGGTCACCGACCTGCGTGGACAAACCGATATCGAAAATCTCTATGCCATCGGTGAGGTCAGTCATACCGGTTTGCATGGTGCCAACCGATTGGCATCCAACTCCCTGCTGGAATGCCTGGTCTTTTCCGATGCCGTCAACCAGGATATTCTGCGCAAACGTCAGGAAACACCCCGTATTCCGGCACCGTCGCTCCCGTTGTGGGAAAGCTATGACACCGGAACCTGTGACGAGGAAATCCTCATCTCCCACAACTGGGATGAAATCCGGCGCTGCATGTGGAACTATGTCGGCATTGTGCGTTCCGATCATCGCCTGGCCCGGGCACGGCGGCGGATTGAAATGATCCTGCGGGAAATCAACGAATACTACTGGAATTGCCGCATTACACGTAACCTTCTGGAACTACGAGATATTTCCGTTGTTGCATCCCTCATCATCCGTTCCGCCATCCATCGCCGGGAAAGTCGTGGACTCCACTTTAATGCCAATCATCCCCAGAAAGATGATCGCAACTGGAGCAGGGATACCATCCTGCCCATTCCGTAGTCCAGACGGAATCAACAACTGCCGGTGGTGTGACGCTGTTCGGTGACAGGTCCATGGATGAAATCAAACTTCCAGCATGGAACACCGCCCTGTTTGCGGATGAAAAGCTTCACTTTTCCCTGGAAACCCAGGGGAGTGGTTTGCCCGGAGATTCGCACGCCAACCATAACAATATATTGGCAGTCACCGA comes from the Magnetococcales bacterium genome and includes:
- the rpoE gene encoding RNA polymerase sigma factor RpoE; translated protein: MSEADQILVEKVKKGDNRAFELLVRKYQGRIASVISRTVSDPSRVQDLTQESFLKAYRALPTFRGESAFYTWLFRIAVNTAKNFLMLAERGVPVSDLELDDADRMAPQLRDYNTPECQVLREELLETLDAAIQALPLAMRQAVEMRDLQDKSYEEIAQVMDCPIGTVRSRIFRGRQEIMDNVKQYIATGTRAVHILPGDAEKSENCKETKD
- the nadB gene encoding L-aspartate oxidase, translated to MANNKPVSRRLIESDYLIIGSGVAGLDLALHLAEHGQVIILTKGEASESNSFYAQGGIAAVLAPNDNLESHVTDTLEAGAGLCHVDAVRCVVKNGAKAIQHLIDLGVPFTRSPDGYHLTREGGHSARRVIHSADATGQAVIKTLLERAADHPRITIMPHHIAIDLLTDHKMGRMIPNRADHCHGCHALEIPTGAIHTFQADYTILATGGAGKVYLYTSNPDTATGGGIAMAYRAGCRVANMEFIQFHPTCLYHPLAKSFLISEAVRGEGGILIRQNGEPFMELHHPKKELAPRDIVARAIDFEMKRTGDDCVFLDITHKGEDFLREHFPNIMEKCASLGIRISEEPIPVVPAAHYVCGGVVTDLRGQTDIENLYAIGEVSHTGLHGANRLASNSLLECLVFSDAVNQDILRKRQETPRIPAPSLPLWESYDTGTCDEEILISHNWDEIRRCMWNYVGIVRSDHRLARARRRIEMILREINEYYWNCRITRNLLELRDISVVASLIIRSAIHRRESRGLHFNANHPQKDDRNWSRDTILPIP
- a CDS encoding SoxR reducing system RseC family protein: MMREEGRVISLEGSVAIVTSERKKSCGSCASKGSCSTLTLSSGHEETRIRANNQAGAKVGDRVVVEIQERQFLRASFMVYIVPLLVMILVGAAVRSLLLDHGLVRAAEGFGALAGFVGLGVAFFLLRGFNTRIENSARFLPVISDVVSVGTHASVRHSLD
- a CDS encoding zf-HC2 domain-containing protein, whose protein sequence is MHCDHELISAYLDGELDELLLDSVTSHLLDCQACCHKFSDLARARDAIQKKCLVPDPEGVISSVMAAIDENKYHHPSQGMIRSASLPVWTIKNNTLQK